The following are encoded in a window of Vicugna pacos chromosome 2, VicPac4, whole genome shotgun sequence genomic DNA:
- the ATP5ME gene encoding ATP synthase subunit e, mitochondrial has translation MVPPVQVSPLIKLGRYSALFLGMAYGAKRYNYLKPRAEEERRIAAEEKKKQDELKRIERELAEAQEDSILK, from the exons ATGGTGCCGCCGGTGCAAGTCTCTCCGCTCATCAAG CTTGGCCGCTACTCCGCCCTGTTCCTCGGCATGGCCTACGGAGCCAAGCGCTACA ATTACCTGAAACCTCGggcagaagaggagaggaggataGCCGCTGAggagaaaaagaagcaggatgaacTGAAGCGGATCGAGAGAGAACTGGCAGAAG CCCAAGAGGACAGCATATTGAAGTGA